A stretch of the Comamonas testosteroni TK102 genome encodes the following:
- a CDS encoding sensor domain-containing diguanylate cyclase: MLNTGADSGDRAGVRAGQKLICRCVPNQGENVAMENNSYISSLSDSRLEAQTQLLEVAVAQAFNAVVITDAEMTGGGPFIRYCNKAFTSMSGYSTEELLGRSPRILQGPETDPQVIEQLRQCLAEGRFFEGSAVNYRKDGTPYHVSWNISAVRDADGKIAHFVSVQQDVTRQVESERQRDLMIQALNSANAPVFITDRNGYLVFVNDAFERQTGYCAAEVMGRTPAMLHSGSHTAQFYAELSDALARGENFSRTFINRRKDGELYHASQSISALRDARQRITHYVSISKDISDLVQREQELLVRAYRDDLTGLPNRSAGSYELENCQRIAERQGVPYALIMCDVDLFKQVNDQFGHEAGDRVLQQIAKVLRSTVRSSEHVARWGGEEFLIIVPGVGLQAALELAERLRRSIASHSYAGAGTITMSFGVGGWQAGEAGVDVLRRTDQALYRAKNSGRNQVASGPQTPVQALSRSSDA, from the coding sequence TTGCTCAATACCGGTGCAGATAGCGGTGACCGTGCGGGTGTCAGGGCCGGTCAGAAATTAATATGTCGCTGCGTTCCCAATCAAGGTGAGAATGTGGCGATGGAGAATAATAGTTATATTTCGTCACTTTCTGATTCTCGCCTGGAGGCCCAAACGCAATTGCTTGAGGTGGCTGTGGCCCAGGCATTTAATGCCGTGGTGATAACCGATGCTGAAATGACCGGCGGCGGCCCGTTCATTCGCTATTGCAACAAGGCATTTACCAGCATGAGCGGTTACTCCACAGAGGAGCTGCTGGGCCGGTCTCCGCGTATATTGCAGGGCCCCGAGACGGACCCGCAGGTGATTGAGCAATTGCGCCAATGCCTTGCCGAGGGACGCTTTTTCGAAGGCAGTGCAGTCAATTACCGCAAGGATGGAACGCCATACCATGTGTCCTGGAATATCTCTGCAGTGCGGGATGCAGACGGGAAGATCGCGCATTTTGTATCCGTGCAGCAGGATGTGACGCGGCAGGTGGAAAGCGAAAGGCAGCGGGATTTGATGATCCAGGCATTGAACTCGGCCAATGCGCCGGTATTCATTACCGATCGCAACGGCTATCTTGTGTTTGTCAATGATGCATTTGAGCGTCAGACGGGTTATTGCGCCGCTGAAGTAATGGGTCGCACGCCGGCCATGCTGCACTCCGGCTCACATACGGCACAGTTTTATGCCGAGTTGAGCGATGCCTTGGCGCGCGGAGAAAACTTCAGCCGGACTTTCATCAATCGGCGCAAGGATGGCGAGCTCTACCATGCCTCCCAGAGCATTTCGGCGCTGCGCGATGCCAGGCAGCGGATAACGCACTATGTGAGCATTTCCAAAGACATCAGCGACCTGGTTCAGCGTGAACAGGAACTGCTGGTACGGGCCTACCGGGATGATCTGACGGGCTTGCCCAACCGCAGCGCCGGAAGCTATGAGCTGGAAAATTGCCAGCGAATTGCCGAGCGTCAAGGCGTTCCCTATGCACTGATCATGTGCGACGTCGATCTGTTCAAGCAGGTCAACGATCAGTTCGGCCATGAAGCCGGCGACCGGGTTCTGCAGCAGATCGCCAAAGTCCTCAGGAGCACCGTACGGTCCTCGGAGCATGTTGCGCGCTGGGGTGGCGAGGAATTCCTGATCATCGTACCGGGCGTCGGCCTGCAGGCGGCCCTGGAGCTGGCCGAGCGGCTGCGCCGCAGCATCGCATCGCACAGCTACGCAGGGGCAGGAACCATCACCATGTCGTTCGGCGTGGGCGGCTGGCAGGCCGGAGAGGCCGGTGTGGATGTGCTGCGCCGCACCGACCAGGCCTTGTACCGTGCCAAGAACTCGGGCCGCAATCAGGTGGCCTCCGGCCCACAGACCCCTGTGCAGGCGCTTTCGCGGAGCTCCGATGCTTAG
- a CDS encoding YoaK family protein has product MRRLRHLTNRHRTPSTNVALGLLLAFNAGAVNAGGFLVLRMYTSHMTGFASQVADGMVLENATLLLNALGAIIAFTTGAAVCAVLVNWGRKRHLYSVYALPLMLEALMLIAFGLMGAVTLTWNTPFAVPLTVLLLSFMMGLQNAVGSKTSGGSTRTTHMTGNFTDLGMELGKMFFWKRHAQAGLPLPSLVRHDWRRMQVSAGLILMFVLGGITGALGFKHIGFICVVPLAALLLALSVPPFLRDAAQATERPSLFSKKG; this is encoded by the coding sequence ATGCGCAGACTTCGCCATCTCACCAACCGGCACCGCACGCCGTCCACCAATGTCGCCCTGGGTCTGCTGCTGGCCTTCAACGCCGGCGCGGTCAATGCAGGCGGATTTCTGGTGCTGCGCATGTATACCTCGCACATGACGGGCTTCGCCTCGCAGGTGGCCGACGGCATGGTGCTGGAAAACGCCACGCTGCTGTTGAACGCACTGGGCGCCATCATCGCCTTCACGACCGGCGCGGCCGTTTGCGCAGTGCTGGTCAACTGGGGGCGCAAACGGCATCTATACAGCGTCTATGCCCTGCCCCTGATGCTGGAAGCGCTGATGCTGATCGCCTTCGGCCTGATGGGCGCCGTCACCCTGACGTGGAACACCCCGTTCGCGGTGCCGCTGACCGTGCTGCTGCTGTCATTCATGATGGGGCTGCAAAATGCCGTGGGTTCCAAGACTTCAGGCGGCAGCACGCGCACCACGCACATGACCGGCAATTTCACGGATCTGGGGATGGAACTGGGCAAGATGTTCTTCTGGAAGCGCCACGCCCAGGCCGGCCTGCCCCTGCCGTCCCTGGTCCGGCATGACTGGCGCCGCATGCAGGTTTCGGCAGGACTGATCCTGATGTTCGTGCTGGGCGGCATTACCGGCGCCCTGGGCTTCAAGCATATCGGCTTTATCTGCGTGGTGCCGCTGGCCGCTCTCTTGCTCGCCCTGTCCGTACCGCCCTTTCTGCGCGATGCCGCGCAAGCGACGGAGCGGCCCTCCCTCTTCAGCAAGAAGGGCTGA
- a CDS encoding DNA polymerase III subunit chi has product MTEIAFHFNAPDKLGYVCRFARKALRHGARLVVLGDGAALSRLSPRLWSVSATDFLAHACESEGAQMLAASPIILAEHLQGLPHHDVLVNLTPQVPAEFERFARVVEIVSSGDEMDRQDARVRWRDYAARGFSIVRHDLNLKG; this is encoded by the coding sequence GTGACAGAAATTGCCTTTCATTTCAACGCACCGGACAAGCTGGGCTATGTGTGCCGCTTCGCACGCAAGGCTTTGCGTCATGGTGCGCGCCTCGTGGTACTGGGAGACGGCGCCGCGCTGAGCCGGCTTTCGCCTCGCCTGTGGAGCGTCTCGGCCACGGACTTTCTGGCCCATGCCTGCGAGTCCGAGGGTGCGCAGATGCTTGCGGCTTCCCCCATCATCCTGGCCGAACACCTGCAGGGCCTGCCCCATCACGATGTGCTGGTCAACCTCACGCCGCAGGTGCCTGCCGAGTTCGAGCGCTTTGCGCGTGTGGTGGAGATCGTGTCCTCGGGCGATGAAATGGATCGCCAGGATGCGCGTGTCCGCTGGCGCGACTATGCTGCGCGTGGTTTTTCCATCGTCCGGCACGACCTGAATCTCAAGGGCTAG
- a CDS encoding D-2-hydroxyacid dehydrogenase family protein: MNIVILDDYQDAVRKLDCAKLLDAFNAKVYTNTIKGVGQLSVRLRDADVIVLIRERTQISRQLLDKLPRLKLIAQTGKAGAHIDVQACSERGVAIAEGVGSPIAPAELTWSLIMSAMRRLPQYIANLKHGAWQQSGLKAASMPPNFGLGSVLRGRMLGIWGYGRIGQLLAGYGRAFGMQVCVWGSEASRHKAEADGYLSAPSKEAFFEQCDVLSLHLRLNDATRGIVTAQDLARMKPTALFVNTSRAELVEPEALLCALNRGHPGLAAIDVFESEPILQGHALLRLENCICTPHIGYVEQDSYELYFRAAFENVVNFANGQPSNILNPEVFNGPLRLNR, from the coding sequence GTGAACATCGTTATCCTGGACGATTACCAAGACGCGGTTCGCAAGCTCGATTGCGCCAAGCTGCTCGATGCCTTCAACGCCAAGGTCTACACCAACACCATCAAGGGTGTGGGGCAGCTATCGGTCCGGCTGCGCGATGCGGATGTCATTGTCCTGATTCGCGAGCGCACCCAGATCTCGCGCCAGCTGCTCGATAAATTGCCCCGGCTCAAGCTGATCGCGCAGACAGGCAAGGCGGGCGCGCATATCGATGTGCAGGCCTGCAGCGAGCGTGGCGTGGCGATTGCGGAAGGCGTGGGCTCTCCGATTGCGCCGGCAGAGCTGACATGGTCGCTGATCATGTCAGCCATGCGCCGCCTGCCGCAATACATCGCCAATCTCAAACATGGTGCCTGGCAGCAGTCGGGACTCAAGGCAGCATCCATGCCGCCCAACTTCGGGCTGGGCAGCGTGCTGCGCGGACGCATGCTGGGCATCTGGGGCTACGGCCGCATCGGCCAGTTGCTGGCGGGCTATGGCAGGGCTTTCGGCATGCAGGTCTGTGTCTGGGGCAGCGAAGCCTCGCGCCACAAGGCCGAGGCCGACGGCTATCTGAGCGCCCCCTCCAAGGAAGCCTTTTTCGAGCAATGCGATGTGCTGTCGCTGCATCTGCGTCTGAACGACGCAACGCGGGGCATCGTGACGGCACAGGATCTGGCGCGGATGAAACCGACCGCCCTGTTCGTCAACACATCGCGCGCCGAGCTGGTGGAGCCCGAAGCCTTGCTATGCGCCCTGAACCGCGGCCACCCAGGTCTGGCTGCCATCGATGTCTTCGAAAGCGAGCCGATACTGCAAGGCCATGCCTTGCTGAGGCTGGAGAACTGCATCTGCACCCCCCATATCGGCTATGTGGAGCAGGACAGCTATGAGCTGTATTTCCGCGCGGCGTTCGAGAACGTGGTGAACTTTGCCAACGGCCAGCCCAGCAATATCCTGAACCCCGAGGTTTTCAACGGTCCGCTGCGCCTGAACCGCTAG
- a CDS encoding GGDEF domain-containing protein, which produces MPSNLQLYLLVAPVCITALGALMAFCWLAQRRSVFLLSTACGLTLTGIALGLQCLMPAGELVKWAVYTGPVYLLGAWLCTWGVAQKFSVSSYPKTSALVSIIVVAALYEYSVVQNNIAARVLWLNTGLGIIHFIPFPAIALKKVKRDGLEKLLYWSYGVFAIYTVLRPVMVLYLGFSELQDMLSSIYWLVTMLGSLLFSLVFSGLMLIVSMADAMSKLREERNHDALTGVLNRRSFWELAEPLVRDRKAQPISVVVADLDHFKRVNDSWGHEFGDKVLKAAAQVIQAGVRGTDLVARFGGEEFVLLLTHADIDTAGRVAQRIRVGISEAIDALPDGQRVTLSLGIVACPLGSDLREAVMQADRQLYKAKEQGRDQVVVHDPTGSAAAA; this is translated from the coding sequence ATGCCTAGCAATTTGCAGCTCTATTTGTTGGTCGCGCCGGTGTGCATTACCGCGCTGGGCGCGCTCATGGCTTTTTGCTGGCTGGCGCAGCGCCGTTCCGTATTCCTGCTCTCGACGGCCTGCGGCCTGACGCTGACCGGGATTGCCCTGGGACTGCAATGTTTGATGCCTGCCGGTGAGCTGGTGAAATGGGCTGTTTACACCGGGCCTGTATATCTGCTGGGGGCCTGGCTCTGCACCTGGGGAGTTGCCCAGAAATTCTCCGTTTCCTCCTATCCCAAGACCTCGGCCCTGGTGTCCATCATCGTTGTCGCTGCGCTCTATGAATACAGCGTCGTGCAGAACAATATTGCGGCGCGGGTGCTTTGGCTCAATACCGGGCTGGGCATCATTCACTTCATTCCCTTTCCTGCGATCGCGCTGAAAAAGGTCAAGCGTGACGGGCTGGAAAAGCTGCTGTACTGGTCTTACGGCGTGTTTGCCATCTATACGGTGCTGCGACCGGTCATGGTGTTGTATCTGGGCTTCAGCGAGCTTCAGGACATGCTCAGCTCGATCTACTGGCTGGTCACCATGCTGGGCTCGCTGCTGTTCAGTCTGGTCTTCTCGGGACTGATGCTCATTGTTTCCATGGCGGATGCCATGTCCAAGCTCAGGGAAGAGCGCAACCACGACGCGCTCACCGGGGTATTGAACCGTCGCAGCTTCTGGGAGCTTGCAGAGCCGCTGGTCCGCGATCGAAAAGCGCAGCCGATCTCGGTGGTCGTGGCCGATCTGGACCACTTCAAGCGGGTCAACGACAGCTGGGGGCACGAGTTTGGCGACAAGGTGCTCAAGGCCGCCGCGCAAGTCATACAGGCAGGGGTGCGTGGCACCGATCTGGTTGCCCGCTTTGGCGGCGAGGAGTTCGTGCTGTTGCTGACCCATGCCGACATCGATACCGCAGGACGGGTGGCCCAGCGCATCCGTGTTGGAATCAGCGAAGCCATAGACGCTTTGCCCGACGGTCAGCGCGTGACCTTGAGCCTGGGCATCGTGGCATGTCCCTTGGGCAGCGACTTGCGCGAGGCCGTGATGCAGGCTGACCGGCAACTCTACAAGGCCAAGGAGCAGGGGCGCGACCAGGTTGTCGTGCACGATCCGACGGGTTCCGCAGCAGCGGCTTGA
- a CDS encoding GGDEF domain-containing protein translates to MHTSNDYIYVLMPSLSLLFLAGLLGVCWVTQPRQRFLLWLCAAFMLTAVSVSIRSVLKFEVLNHYVILVNGLFLAGAWCLSKSFSERRRVPMHPLAVLVLCSITLASLYYFANLTQNPEGRLHAFSIGVALILLLPVPAVLRRGLSSDWLDRTLLWSYLSYAVLTMLRPTLVATFAHNGLSDAMQANSTYWLTTLMSILFFALLFTVLICAVTIRDTVRQLRTERDLDALTQVLNRRAFGETAQHRLADKRLYPMALVASDIDHFKRINDNWGHDKGDEVLQLVSRAMQHNVRSNDLVARFGGEEFMVLLTRIDLPGAEQVARRIGLELRSDQKVLPDGPAVTLSFGITAIHNANQLEGALRQADQLLYSAKNAGRDRVHVEGRLYPDISFEQTMPADHPMALLM, encoded by the coding sequence ATGCATACGAGCAACGACTACATCTATGTGCTGATGCCATCGCTGTCCCTGCTGTTTCTCGCGGGCTTGCTCGGTGTGTGCTGGGTGACCCAGCCACGGCAACGCTTTCTGCTCTGGCTGTGCGCCGCCTTCATGCTGACGGCAGTGTCCGTCAGCATTCGCAGCGTGCTGAAGTTCGAGGTCCTCAACCACTATGTCATTCTCGTCAACGGGCTGTTTCTGGCGGGAGCATGGTGTCTGTCCAAGAGTTTTTCAGAGCGCCGGCGTGTGCCGATGCATCCGCTCGCCGTCCTTGTCCTGTGCTCCATCACCCTGGCTTCGCTGTACTACTTCGCCAATCTGACGCAGAACCCTGAAGGCCGGCTGCATGCATTCAGCATAGGCGTCGCTCTGATTCTTCTGCTGCCGGTGCCCGCAGTCCTCAGGCGGGGCCTCTCCAGTGACTGGCTGGACAGGACTTTGCTGTGGTCCTATCTGTCCTATGCCGTCCTCACCATGCTGCGCCCGACGCTGGTGGCGACTTTCGCGCATAACGGCCTCAGCGATGCCATGCAGGCCAACTCGACCTACTGGCTGACCACGCTGATGAGCATTCTGTTTTTTGCGCTTCTCTTCACCGTGCTGATCTGCGCCGTCACCATCCGCGACACCGTGCGCCAGCTGCGCACCGAGCGCGATCTGGATGCTCTGACCCAGGTACTGAATCGCCGCGCCTTTGGAGAAACGGCACAGCACCGCCTGGCCGACAAGCGCCTGTATCCCATGGCGCTGGTAGCCAGCGACATTGATCACTTCAAGCGCATCAACGACAACTGGGGACATGACAAGGGCGACGAGGTGCTGCAACTGGTCTCCAGAGCCATGCAGCACAATGTGCGCAGCAATGATCTGGTGGCACGCTTTGGCGGCGAGGAATTCATGGTGCTGCTGACCCGCATCGATTTGCCGGGCGCCGAGCAGGTCGCCAGGCGCATAGGCCTGGAACTGAGAAGCGACCAGAAGGTGCTGCCCGACGGGCCGGCCGTGACGCTGAGCTTTGGCATCACCGCCATCCACAATGCCAACCAGCTCGAAGGAGCGCTGCGCCAGGCTGACCAACTGCTCTACAGCGCCAAGAATGCAGGGCGTGATCGCGTGCATGTGGAGGGCCGCCTCTACCCGGACATCAGCTTCGAGCAGACCATGCCGGCAGACCATCCCATGGCCCTGCTGATGTAG